In Zingiber officinale cultivar Zhangliang chromosome 1A, Zo_v1.1, whole genome shotgun sequence, a genomic segment contains:
- the LOC122000406 gene encoding protein GLUTAMINE DUMPER 1-like encodes MSAGVASNATAMAEPGAAGGYSRWHSPVPYLFSGLAAMLALIALALLLLACSYWKLSRRPERDVGGGEAEGKMRSEAAAVRQACYEEKVVVIMAGEEKPTYLATPIASRASSFGDGGATKQEEKDLYHAALDVTC; translated from the coding sequence ATGAGCGCGGGAGTAGCCTCGAACGCGACCGCGATGGCGGAGCCGGGGGCAGCTGGAGGCTATTCGAGGTGGCACTCGCCGGTTCCGTACTTGTTCAGTGGGCTGGCGGCGATGCTGGCCCTCATCGCCCTCGCCCTCCTCCTCCTCGCTTGCTCGTACTGGAAGCTGTCGAGGCGCCCCGAGAGGGACGTCGGCGGCGGCGAGGCCGAGGGCAAGATGAGGTCGGAGGCGGCGGCGGTGCGGCAAGCGTGCTACGAGGAGAAGGTGGTAGTGATCATGGCGGGGGAGGAGAAGCCGACGTACCTGGCGACGCCCATTGCTAGCCGAGCGTCGTCGTTTGGCGATGGAGGAGCGACGAAGCAGGAA